One stretch of Nocardia fluminea DNA includes these proteins:
- a CDS encoding LppU/SCO3897 family protein: MTFTGKGMVSRFSLALLAVAALGATSCSAVDKVSEVAKDASKSDTARSKVGECINVISASMIDSKTEPVPCSAENAVYQVVQVHDKKVECHEDYTSYEETFGSGGTVAFLCLAPNFKEGSCYNEGMMTGYKFVPCTASDASFKVVGRIDGQVDEQLCGEDADQVLVVNDPKITYCLGSAKG; encoded by the coding sequence ATGACGTTCACCGGCAAGGGAATGGTTTCGCGGTTCTCGCTCGCACTGCTGGCGGTCGCGGCACTCGGTGCCACGAGTTGCTCGGCCGTGGACAAGGTCTCCGAGGTCGCCAAGGACGCGAGCAAGTCCGACACCGCCCGCTCGAAGGTCGGTGAGTGCATCAACGTGATCTCGGCGTCGATGATCGACTCCAAGACCGAGCCCGTCCCCTGCTCGGCCGAGAACGCCGTCTACCAGGTCGTGCAGGTCCACGACAAGAAGGTCGAGTGCCACGAGGACTACACGTCCTACGAGGAGACCTTCGGCAGCGGCGGCACGGTCGCGTTCCTCTGTCTCGCCCCGAACTTCAAGGAAGGCAGCTGCTACAACGAGGGCATGATGACCGGCTACAAGTTCGTGCCGTGCACCGCGTCCGACGCCAGCTTCAAGGTCGTCGGCCGGATCGACGGTCAGGTCGACGAGCAGCTGTGCGGCGAGGACGCCGACCAGGTGCTCGTGGTCAACGATCCGAAGATCACCTACTGCCTCGGCAGCGCCAAGGGCTGA
- the ftsZ gene encoding cell division protein FtsZ, with protein sequence MTPPHNYLAVIKVVGIGGGGVNAVNRMIEQGLKGVEFIAVNTDAQALLMSDADVKLDVGRELTRGLGAGADPEVGRKAAEDHKDEIEEVLKGADMVFVTAGEGGGTGTGGAPVVASIARKLGALTIGVVTRPFSFEGKRRGNQAEVGINLLRESCDTLIVIPNDRLLQLGDAAVSLMDAFRSADEVLLNGVQGITDLITTPGLINVDFADVKSVMSGAGSALMGIGSARGEGRSVKAAETAINSPLLEASMDGAHGVLLSIAGGSDLGLFEINEAASLVQEAAHIEANIIFGTVIDDSLGDEVRVTVIAAGFDGGGPSRRSSETGAATTSRTGANPIGSGRAGEIGQSRTSDVPSRPTEPATAGVSGGRAAAPNYRDTERYRESERQRVTEAAMNRVNNPEVREGDDDDEINVPDFMRR encoded by the coding sequence ATGACGCCCCCGCACAACTACCTTGCAGTGATCAAGGTCGTCGGTATCGGCGGCGGCGGCGTGAACGCCGTCAACCGAATGATCGAACAGGGACTCAAGGGAGTCGAGTTCATCGCGGTCAATACCGACGCGCAAGCCCTGCTGATGAGTGACGCCGACGTCAAACTCGACGTCGGTCGTGAACTCACCCGAGGCCTCGGTGCCGGAGCCGATCCGGAAGTCGGCCGCAAGGCCGCAGAGGACCACAAGGACGAGATCGAAGAGGTGCTCAAGGGCGCCGACATGGTCTTCGTCACGGCGGGCGAAGGCGGTGGTACCGGTACCGGTGGCGCCCCTGTCGTCGCCAGCATCGCCCGCAAGTTGGGCGCCCTGACTATAGGGGTCGTCACCCGGCCGTTCTCCTTCGAAGGAAAACGGCGCGGGAACCAGGCCGAAGTGGGCATCAACCTGCTTCGCGAGTCGTGCGACACCCTCATCGTCATTCCGAACGACCGGCTGCTGCAGCTCGGCGACGCGGCGGTGAGCCTGATGGACGCCTTCCGCTCCGCGGACGAGGTGCTGCTCAACGGTGTTCAGGGTATTACCGACCTGATCACCACCCCGGGTCTGATCAACGTCGACTTCGCCGACGTCAAGAGCGTGATGTCGGGTGCCGGATCGGCACTCATGGGCATCGGCTCGGCGCGGGGCGAGGGTCGTTCGGTGAAGGCCGCCGAGACGGCGATCAACTCGCCGCTGCTCGAAGCCTCCATGGACGGCGCGCACGGTGTGCTGCTCTCGATCGCGGGCGGTTCCGATCTCGGACTGTTCGAGATCAACGAGGCGGCCTCGCTGGTGCAGGAGGCGGCCCACATCGAGGCCAACATCATCTTCGGTACGGTCATCGACGATTCGCTCGGCGACGAGGTGCGAGTCACCGTCATCGCCGCGGGTTTCGACGGTGGTGGCCCGTCGCGGCGCAGTTCGGAGACCGGCGCGGCCACGACCAGCCGGACCGGTGCGAACCCGATCGGTTCCGGTCGCGCGGGCGAGATCGGTCAGAGCCGTACCTCCGACGTACCGTCGCGTCCCACCGAGCCCGCCACGGCCGGGGTGTCCGGTGGCCGGGCCGCGGCGCCGAACTACCGCGATACCGAGCGGTACCGGGAGTCGGAGCGTCAGCGGGTCACCGAGGCGGCCATGAACCGCGTCAACAACCCGGAAGTTCGCGAAGGCGACGATGACGACGAGATCAACGTCCCGGACTTCATGCGTCGATAA
- a CDS encoding YggT family protein — MALFAVLYLVLFIFWLLLISRVIVEFIRSFARDWRPTGVVVIVLEVIFTVTDPPVKLLRRLIPPVNLGGIRLDLSIMVLLFLVFILMSIVGRLGQPVTSV, encoded by the coding sequence GTGGCCCTGTTCGCGGTTCTGTACCTCGTGCTTTTCATCTTCTGGCTGTTGCTCATCAGTCGGGTGATCGTCGAGTTCATTCGCAGTTTCGCGCGCGACTGGCGCCCGACCGGTGTGGTGGTGATCGTCCTCGAGGTGATCTTCACTGTTACCGACCCCCCGGTGAAACTGCTGAGGCGGTTGATACCTCCTGTGAATCTTGGGGGGATTCGTCTCGATCTTTCGATAATGGTCCTGCTCTTCCTCGTCTTCATCCTGATGTCGATCGTGGGTAGGCTCGGTCAGCCCGTGACCTCCGTGTGA
- a CDS encoding cell division protein SepF yields the protein MSTLHKFKAYFGMVPLDEYEDDYVDDHAPRGVEERAGRARPRSYDRYAEDRYGADRFEDEADDFPQPAYKSAYQARRDDYVADTYADDRYETPRRPTRIETAPSSGRSFRAGGVAPGMRGSTRGALAVDPDAEERRLEERMRPEPAPARRPGIFEDGGPLSKITTLRPRDYGEARIIGERFREGNPVIMDLVDLSNADAKRLVDFAAGLAFALRGSFDKVATKVFLLSPADVDVSAEERRRIAENGFYNQK from the coding sequence ATGAGTACCCTGCATAAGTTCAAGGCGTACTTCGGCATGGTTCCGCTCGATGAGTACGAAGACGACTACGTCGACGATCATGCCCCTCGCGGCGTCGAGGAGCGCGCGGGTCGCGCCCGTCCGCGCAGCTACGACCGTTATGCCGAAGACCGTTACGGCGCCGACCGTTTCGAGGACGAGGCCGACGACTTCCCGCAGCCGGCGTACAAGTCGGCCTACCAGGCGCGTCGCGACGACTATGTCGCCGACACCTACGCCGACGATCGCTACGAGACGCCGCGTCGCCCCACCAGGATCGAAACGGCGCCGTCGTCGGGCCGGTCCTTCCGGGCAGGCGGTGTCGCACCCGGTATGCGCGGCTCCACTCGTGGTGCGCTCGCGGTCGATCCCGACGCCGAGGAGCGCAGGCTGGAGGAGCGCATGCGCCCCGAGCCCGCGCCCGCGCGGCGTCCCGGGATCTTCGAGGACGGAGGTCCCTTGTCCAAGATCACGACGCTGCGTCCACGCGATTACGGCGAGGCCAGGATCATCGGTGAACGGTTCCGCGAAGGGAATCCGGTCATCATGGACCTGGTCGACCTGAGCAATGCCGATGCGAAAAGGCTGGTCGATTTCGCGGCAGGTCTCGCTTTCGCGCTGCGTGGTTCGTTCGACAAGGTGGCGACGAAGGTGTTCCTGCTCTCACCGGCCGACGTCGACGTATCGGCGGAAGAACGCCGCCGCATCGCCGAAAACGGCTTCTACAACCAGAAATAG
- the murC gene encoding UDP-N-acetylmuramate--L-alanine ligase, producing the protein MSEPDQQIGESTGAALPPELERVHMVGIGGAGMSGIARILLSRGGKVSGSDARESRGVLSLRARGAEVRIGHAADALDLLPGGPTVVVTTYAAIPKTNPELVEANRRDIPVLMRPTVLAALMRGHKTLLVSGTHGKTSTTSMLIVTLQHCGADPSFAVGGELNEAGTNAHHGSGDIFVAEADESDGSLLQYDPDVAVVTNIESDHLDYFGTDEAYIQVFDDFADRLAPGGLLVVCLDDPGSLALAQRVAPRMAERGIRVLGYGSGELADAPVPVGARMLDWQPRDVGGIVEFTLDGETTPRSLRLSVPGRHMALNALAALLAARATGADIDEIVQGLEGFGGVHRRFQFTGRENGVRVFDDYAHHPTEVRAVLEAAAQLVAQEASDGARLRRGRVIVVFQPHLYSRTATFATEFGTALSLADEVVVLDVYGAREDPLPGVNGALVAQSVTVPVHYQPDMSKVGKQVAGLAGDGDVVITMGAGDVTMLGSQILDSLRARPQQSGR; encoded by the coding sequence ATGAGCGAGCCGGACCAGCAGATCGGGGAGTCCACGGGCGCGGCTCTGCCACCCGAACTCGAACGCGTGCACATGGTCGGCATCGGCGGTGCGGGCATGTCCGGTATCGCGCGAATCCTGCTCTCGCGCGGGGGGAAGGTCTCCGGTTCCGACGCCCGTGAGAGCCGTGGGGTGCTGTCGCTGCGGGCCCGTGGCGCCGAGGTGCGGATCGGCCACGCCGCCGACGCGCTCGACCTGCTGCCCGGTGGTCCGACGGTCGTCGTCACCACCTACGCCGCCATCCCGAAGACCAACCCCGAACTGGTCGAGGCGAATCGGCGCGACATCCCGGTGCTGATGCGCCCGACCGTGCTCGCCGCGCTGATGCGCGGGCACAAGACCCTGCTGGTCTCGGGAACCCACGGCAAGACCTCGACCACGTCGATGCTGATCGTCACGCTGCAGCACTGCGGCGCCGATCCTTCGTTCGCGGTCGGCGGCGAGCTCAACGAGGCGGGCACCAACGCCCACCACGGCAGCGGTGACATCTTCGTCGCCGAAGCCGACGAGTCCGACGGCTCACTGCTGCAATACGACCCGGATGTCGCCGTGGTCACCAACATCGAATCCGACCACCTCGACTACTTCGGCACCGACGAGGCCTACATCCAGGTCTTCGACGACTTCGCCGACCGGCTCGCTCCCGGCGGCCTGCTGGTGGTGTGCCTCGACGATCCCGGTTCGCTCGCGTTGGCCCAGCGGGTCGCCCCGCGCATGGCCGAACGCGGGATCCGGGTCCTCGGTTACGGATCGGGCGAGCTCGCCGACGCGCCCGTGCCCGTCGGTGCGCGGATGCTCGACTGGCAACCGCGTGATGTCGGCGGCATCGTCGAGTTCACGCTCGACGGCGAGACCACCCCGCGGTCGTTGCGCCTGTCGGTGCCCGGCAGGCACATGGCCCTCAACGCGCTGGCCGCGTTGCTGGCCGCCCGCGCCACCGGCGCCGATATCGACGAGATCGTGCAGGGCCTGGAGGGATTCGGCGGCGTGCATCGCCGGTTCCAGTTCACCGGCAGGGAGAACGGGGTGCGGGTCTTCGACGATTACGCCCACCATCCCACCGAGGTCCGCGCGGTGCTCGAGGCCGCCGCGCAACTGGTCGCCCAGGAAGCCAGTGACGGTGCCCGCCTGCGGCGTGGCCGGGTGATCGTGGTGTTCCAGCCGCATCTGTACAGCCGCACCGCCACTTTCGCCACGGAGTTCGGTACCGCGTTGAGCCTGGCCGACGAGGTGGTCGTGCTCGATGTGTACGGCGCACGGGAAGATCCGCTGCCCGGCGTCAACGGCGCGCTGGTCGCCCAGTCGGTGACCGTGCCCGTGCACTATCAGCCGGATATGTCCAAGGTGGGCAAGCAGGTCGCCGGGCTGGCGGGCGACGGCGACGTCGTGATCACCATGGGCGCGGGCGATGTGACCATGCTCGGCAGCCAGATCCTCGACAGCCTGCGGGCCAGGCCGCAGCAGAGCGGCCGGTGA
- a CDS encoding YggS family pyridoxal phosphate-dependent enzyme, translated as MSTDTTTDRTAELSARLDGLLTRVDAAVEAARRPAGSVRLLPVTKFFPATDVAILHALGRREFGESREQEASAKVEELGYDDVEWHMIGRLQRNKARSVARWAHTVASVDSERLANALDRAAQDALAVGERIAPLRVLLQVSLDADPGRGGVAPADLLALADLVAKAPGLHLAGLMAIPPLDAPSDVSFANLATLHTSLLAQHAEATELSAGMSGDLEIAVEHGSTCVRVGTALMGARPITSA; from the coding sequence ATGAGCACGGACACCACCACAGACCGCACCGCGGAGCTCTCGGCCCGCCTCGACGGCTTGCTTACGCGCGTGGACGCCGCCGTCGAAGCCGCGCGACGCCCGGCGGGTTCGGTCCGCCTGCTCCCGGTGACCAAGTTCTTCCCCGCCACCGATGTCGCCATCCTGCACGCGCTGGGCCGCCGCGAATTCGGCGAGTCCCGCGAGCAGGAAGCCTCGGCGAAGGTCGAGGAGCTGGGCTACGACGATGTCGAATGGCACATGATCGGTCGTTTACAACGCAACAAGGCCCGCTCGGTCGCGCGATGGGCGCACACCGTGGCCTCGGTCGACAGCGAACGCCTGGCAAACGCCCTGGACCGGGCGGCGCAGGACGCACTCGCAGTCGGCGAGCGTATCGCGCCGCTGCGGGTGCTGCTACAGGTGAGCCTCGACGCCGACCCCGGACGCGGGGGTGTCGCACCGGCGGATCTGCTCGCCCTGGCCGACCTGGTAGCGAAGGCGCCCGGCTTGCATCTGGCCGGTCTGATGGCGATTCCGCCCCTTGACGCCCCCAGTGATGTGTCGTTTGCGAATCTTGCGACATTGCACACTTCGCTGCTCGCGCAACACGCCGAAGCCACCGAGCTTTCTGCAGGTATGTCGGGTGATTTGGAGATTGCGGTCGAACACGGTTCGACGTGTGTGCGTGTCGGAACTGCCCTGATGGGCGCGCGACCGATAACCTCGGCGTAG
- a CDS encoding AAA family ATPase, producing MFERAFVGRAAELAALTTTFAGPDAPWLLLVDGPAGIGKSRLIAEFIHVARCRVLVVTGTEDAQPQPHYLADDIVEQVSERAGAGAAPPWYPASGVTPDSRDRTDLARHVRRALGAVETLLVVDDAQWADPESLRLLTFLIRNRPAREFRLLLAFRDGGCPPSIARLVRAPQVRTVHVRVPPFTEADVDGLLPGEEPGRRARLFTASHGNPLYLTLLAGLPDRELDRALHGEEPGLASNDFAALDRTIRAELAQLPDTERLVAQAIAVCGLPPDLELVCSTAALTDVVVAAAVDGLVRRGVVSVGDGAVTFAHPLIRTAAYRVCGQGWVAMAHRRAALALRARGASMPSRARHLEHALLGADELAGAELRLAAEQVLADAPAASARWLSAAARIAPATDDPLADALALGRAQLLSGEAARAGETLEPAAATAGGHQLEALLLSARCARMLGRVDRARALLAHGATLPRRPGDGPVQLELAILEMQDHQDSEGRARLSALFDSDAIDDPAVRAAATALRCLGLLADARVADAAHLYEPCGLAFDQLTDAALREVVHAAPTFGWCAYFLDRDADGLRHVDRAIAVSRRFGRSYALAELHTVRAYSLAKLGRLTDAIAAADEATDAATTFHYPDLVSFAGALKLRTLQLTAAPEAVAAQWHVISALPRPSMRWWRQVVETTLADTARIVLDSTPPEDRPGPLYPTHLSRAARAAIATGDLASAATLVTRAEAAADPRGSWASPSPKWSVDGLGSQIGAAASARADYAAAVGDIAAAAAAAEVAIAAFERAGMVVNRAQAELFAGAIAGRNGDFARATSLFASARAAFVDTGAVRLLDEVTTAQRRLAGAQRVGAPTALTGREREVAELAAHGHTNKAIAAHLYLSPRTVEDHLGRVLRKLGLTGRAGIARKLGELDAADPSA from the coding sequence ATGTTCGAACGCGCATTCGTCGGCCGCGCCGCCGAACTGGCCGCGCTGACCACGACTTTCGCCGGCCCGGATGCGCCCTGGTTGCTGCTGGTCGACGGACCCGCCGGAATCGGCAAGTCCCGCTTGATCGCCGAATTCATCCATGTGGCCCGCTGCCGGGTGCTGGTGGTCACGGGCACCGAAGACGCACAGCCGCAGCCGCACTACCTCGCCGACGACATCGTCGAGCAGGTGAGCGAACGCGCCGGCGCGGGTGCGGCCCCACCGTGGTACCCGGCCTCGGGAGTGACGCCGGATTCACGCGACCGTACCGATCTGGCCCGTCATGTCCGGCGTGCGCTCGGTGCGGTCGAGACCCTGCTCGTCGTCGACGACGCACAGTGGGCGGACCCGGAGTCGTTGCGCCTGCTGACCTTTCTGATCCGGAACCGGCCCGCGCGGGAATTCCGGCTGCTGCTCGCGTTCCGCGACGGCGGTTGCCCGCCGTCGATCGCCCGGTTGGTCCGCGCGCCGCAGGTGCGGACGGTGCACGTGCGGGTGCCGCCGTTCACCGAGGCCGATGTCGACGGGTTGCTCCCGGGAGAGGAACCGGGTCGGCGGGCCAGGTTGTTCACCGCCTCCCACGGCAATCCGCTGTATCTGACGCTGCTCGCGGGTTTGCCCGATCGCGAGCTGGATCGGGCACTGCACGGGGAGGAACCCGGCCTCGCGTCGAACGATTTCGCGGCGCTGGACCGCACGATCCGCGCCGAGCTGGCCCAGCTTCCCGACACCGAGCGGCTCGTCGCGCAGGCCATCGCGGTGTGTGGTCTACCGCCCGACCTCGAATTGGTGTGTTCGACAGCCGCTCTCACCGACGTTGTGGTGGCCGCGGCGGTGGACGGGCTGGTACGGCGCGGAGTGGTCAGTGTCGGCGACGGTGCCGTGACGTTCGCCCATCCGCTGATTCGCACGGCCGCCTACCGGGTCTGCGGCCAGGGCTGGGTGGCGATGGCGCACCGCAGGGCCGCGCTCGCACTGCGCGCGCGTGGTGCGTCGATGCCCTCGCGCGCACGTCATCTCGAACACGCGCTGCTCGGTGCGGACGAGCTCGCGGGTGCGGAACTGCGCCTGGCCGCCGAACAGGTGCTCGCCGACGCACCGGCAGCGAGCGCTCGCTGGCTCTCGGCCGCCGCGCGGATCGCCCCCGCGACCGACGACCCGCTCGCCGACGCGTTGGCGCTGGGCCGGGCGCAGTTGCTCTCCGGCGAGGCCGCGCGAGCCGGGGAGACGCTCGAACCGGCGGCCGCCACCGCGGGCGGGCACCAGTTGGAGGCGCTGTTGCTCTCGGCCCGTTGCGCGCGCATGCTCGGCCGCGTCGACCGGGCGCGAGCGCTGCTGGCGCACGGCGCGACGCTGCCTCGCCGCCCCGGCGACGGACCGGTGCAACTGGAACTCGCGATTCTGGAGATGCAGGACCATCAGGACTCCGAAGGCCGGGCGCGGCTCAGCGCGCTGTTCGACTCCGATGCCATCGACGACCCGGCCGTTCGTGCCGCCGCGACCGCGCTGCGTTGTCTCGGCCTGCTCGCCGACGCGCGCGTCGCCGACGCCGCCCACCTCTACGAACCCTGTGGCCTGGCCTTCGACCAGCTCACCGACGCCGCTCTGCGTGAAGTTGTCCATGCCGCTCCCACGTTCGGCTGGTGCGCGTATTTTCTCGACCGTGACGCGGACGGCCTGCGGCACGTGGACCGCGCGATCGCGGTGAGCCGTCGTTTCGGCCGCTCCTACGCGCTCGCCGAACTCCACACTGTCCGTGCCTACTCCCTGGCCAAACTCGGCCGCCTCACCGACGCCATCGCCGCCGCCGACGAAGCCACTGACGCCGCGACCACCTTCCACTACCCCGACCTGGTCTCCTTCGCGGGCGCACTGAAACTTCGCACCCTGCAACTGACCGCCGCGCCCGAAGCGGTCGCCGCCCAGTGGCACGTCATCTCGGCCCTGCCACGCCCCAGCATGCGCTGGTGGCGGCAGGTCGTGGAAACAACCCTCGCCGATACCGCCCGCATCGTCCTCGACTCCACGCCACCGGAGGACCGTCCGGGCCCGCTGTATCCCACCCATCTCTCCCGAGCGGCCCGCGCCGCGATCGCCACCGGCGATCTTGCGTCCGCGGCCACCTTGGTCACCCGCGCCGAAGCGGCCGCCGACCCACGCGGATCGTGGGCGAGCCCATCGCCGAAATGGTCGGTCGACGGTTTGGGTAGCCAGATCGGCGCGGCCGCCTCGGCGCGCGCCGACTACGCCGCGGCCGTGGGCGATATCGCGGCCGCTGCGGCGGCGGCCGAGGTGGCGATCGCGGCGTTCGAGCGTGCGGGAATGGTGGTGAATCGGGCGCAAGCCGAGTTGTTCGCCGGGGCGATCGCGGGCAGAAACGGTGATTTCGCCCGGGCGACCAGCCTGTTCGCCTCGGCCCGCGCGGCTTTCGTCGACACCGGCGCCGTCCGCCTGCTCGACGAAGTGACGACCGCGCAGCGCCGGCTCGCGGGCGCCCAGCGGGTCGGCGCCCCCACCGCGCTGACCGGACGCGAGCGCGAGGTCGCCGAATTGGCCGCCCACGGTCACACGAACAAGGCCATCGCGGCGCACCTCTACCTCAGCCCTCGCACAGTCGAGGACCACCTCGGCCGGGTGCTGCGCAAGCTGGGACTTACCGGCCGCGCCGGTATCGCCCGTAAGCTCGGCGAGCTCGACGCCGCTGACCCGTCCGCGTGA
- a CDS encoding cell division protein FtsQ/DivIB, which yields MPAARGWHGYRLWTVVGVVVVSLLVVLAWFTPVLSVRTVRVDGLSVVPEVDVRGRLEIPDGRSMLRIDTTAIAQRVAAIPKVRSVRVQRKFPSTVLVTVVERTPVVYFDAPDGAHLIDAESVEFAIEPEAPIGVPKLLTEGSFTGPAAARAAVDVLVTLPPALSVQVGEVVARSISDVSLSLRDGRKVVWGGTGDGERKAAVVLPLLTREGTVFDVSSPNLVTVK from the coding sequence ATGCCCGCCGCGCGCGGGTGGCACGGCTACCGGCTCTGGACGGTGGTCGGGGTGGTCGTGGTGAGCCTGCTGGTGGTGCTGGCCTGGTTCACCCCGGTGCTGTCGGTGCGCACGGTGCGCGTCGACGGGCTGTCGGTGGTGCCGGAGGTCGACGTGCGGGGCCGGCTCGAAATTCCGGACGGCCGTTCGATGTTGCGTATCGATACCACCGCGATCGCCCAGCGCGTCGCGGCGATCCCGAAGGTGCGCTCGGTCCGGGTGCAGCGTAAATTCCCCTCGACAGTGCTGGTCACCGTCGTGGAGCGAACGCCGGTGGTGTATTTCGACGCTCCGGACGGCGCGCATCTGATCGACGCGGAGAGCGTCGAATTCGCGATCGAGCCCGAAGCGCCCATCGGGGTGCCGAAACTGCTCACGGAGGGCTCGTTCACCGGGCCCGCCGCCGCCAGGGCGGCGGTGGATGTGCTGGTCACCCTGCCACCCGCCCTGTCGGTGCAGGTGGGCGAGGTTGTCGCACGGTCGATTTCGGACGTCTCACTGAGCCTTCGCGATGGCAGGAAGGTAGTGTGGGGCGGCACGGGCGACGGCGAGCGCAAAGCTGCCGTCGTGTTGCCGCTACTGACCCGTGAGGGGACCGTGTTCGACGTTTCGAGTCCGAATCTGGTCACGGTAAAGTGA
- the wag31 gene encoding DivIVA-like cell division protein Wag31 has product MPLTPADVHNVAFSKPPIGKRGYNEDEVDAFLDLVEQELSRLIEENADLRQRVAELDTELADAKKNRGPAPVSAVKAPVQQAPPPAPEPVPQPVPVAPPAPMPVAAPAQNNGPDANMQAAKVLTLAQEMADRLTTDAKTEAEGLLSNARANSERLVGDARTRSEAMIADARQKSDAMLADAQNRSDTQIRQAKDKAEALTADAERQHAEIMATITQQRTVLESRIEQLKTFEREYRVRLKSYLESQLEELENRGSAVPVDGGEFAGETNGSANSLAPASFAKGGK; this is encoded by the coding sequence ATGCCGCTGACTCCTGCCGATGTGCACAACGTCGCGTTCAGCAAACCGCCGATCGGTAAGCGCGGCTACAACGAGGACGAGGTCGATGCCTTCCTGGATCTCGTCGAACAGGAGCTTTCGCGCCTGATCGAGGAGAACGCCGACCTGCGTCAGCGGGTCGCCGAACTCGACACCGAGCTGGCCGACGCCAAGAAGAACCGTGGTCCTGCCCCGGTCAGCGCCGTGAAGGCGCCCGTGCAGCAGGCACCTCCTCCCGCGCCGGAACCTGTTCCGCAGCCGGTTCCGGTCGCGCCGCCCGCACCGATGCCCGTCGCGGCGCCGGCGCAGAACAACGGCCCGGACGCGAACATGCAGGCCGCGAAGGTGCTCACCCTGGCGCAGGAGATGGCCGACCGCCTGACCACCGACGCCAAGACCGAGGCCGAGGGGCTGCTCTCGAACGCGCGGGCAAACTCCGAGCGACTGGTCGGCGACGCCCGCACCCGTTCGGAAGCGATGATCGCCGACGCGCGGCAGAAGTCCGACGCGATGCTGGCCGACGCGCAGAACCGCTCCGACACCCAGATCCGGCAGGCCAAGGACAAGGCCGAGGCGCTCACCGCCGACGCCGAGCGTCAGCACGCCGAGATCATGGCCACGATCACGCAGCAGCGCACCGTGCTGGAAAGCCGCATCGAGCAGCTGAAGACCTTCGAGCGCGAGTACCGCGTGCGCCTGAAGTCCTACCTGGAATCGCAGCTGGAAGAGCTCGAGAACCGTGGGTCGGCCGTGCCGGTCGACGGTGGCGAGTTCGCGGGCGAAACCAACGGTTCGGCCAACAGTCTGGCTCCGGCTTCCTTCGCCAAGGGCGGCAAGTAA
- the pgeF gene encoding peptidoglycan editing factor PgeF: MTSAPPTVTVRRVTTTRAGGFSAAPYDSFNLGDHVGDDPEAVRRNRIRLAEGIGLGPDRLVWMEQVHGRTVEIVDGPRTEPVPVTDALVTTVPGLALVVLTADCVPILLSDDEAGVIAAVHAGRIGARIGIVPRVLEAMVSVGARVERIGAFLGPAASGRQYEVPAAMRADVEAHLPGSATTTVRKTPGLDLRAGIRRQLTEAGVAGIAVDPRCTIEDKTLFSHRRGAPTGRIAGVIWMDPAA; the protein is encoded by the coding sequence ATGACTTCCGCACCTCCTACCGTGACCGTTCGCCGGGTGACCACCACGCGAGCCGGTGGCTTCTCCGCCGCGCCCTACGACTCGTTCAACCTGGGTGACCACGTCGGTGACGATCCGGAAGCTGTGCGCCGTAACAGGATTCGGCTGGCCGAGGGCATCGGTCTCGGTCCGGACCGGCTGGTGTGGATGGAGCAGGTCCACGGGCGCACTGTCGAGATCGTCGACGGGCCGCGCACCGAACCGGTGCCGGTGACCGACGCGCTGGTCACGACCGTGCCGGGACTGGCGCTGGTGGTGCTCACCGCCGACTGCGTGCCGATCCTGCTCTCCGACGACGAGGCCGGCGTCATCGCCGCCGTGCACGCGGGTCGCATCGGCGCCCGGATCGGCATCGTGCCGCGCGTGCTGGAGGCGATGGTCTCGGTGGGCGCCCGCGTCGAGCGCATCGGCGCCTTCCTCGGCCCCGCCGCCTCGGGCCGGCAGTACGAGGTCCCCGCCGCGATGCGCGCCGACGTCGAAGCGCACCTGCCCGGCAGCGCGACCACCACCGTCCGCAAAACCCCCGGCCTCGACCTGCGCGCGGGCATCCGCCGCCAGCTCACCGAGGCCGGCGTCGCCGGAATCGCCGTTGACCCACGGTGCACCATCGAGGACAAAACCCTGTTCAGCCACCGCCGCGGCGCCCCCACCGGCCGCATCGCCGGGGTGATCTGGATGGACCCCGCCGCATGA